One genomic window of Microbacterium testaceum StLB037 includes the following:
- a CDS encoding ribokinase, whose translation MTVSPHSPAPRLTVVGAINVDLTARVERAPAAGETVADGVLQRGPGGKGANQAVAAARLGAEVRLVGAVGDDLDGRGIREQLAAVGIDASGVQTADAATGTALIVVDATGENSIVVCAGANAAIDPDALGIEPGAAVLMQLEVSDAVVAAAAEAAGYLALNAAPARPLPAGVLERCDLVIVNETEYAQLPEVHDAPLLCVTLGAEGARLYRHGQLVASAAGVATTVRNTVGAGDAFCAALVCGLLRGDDEADALARACAVGAAAVADDASQPALEPLDAYGVPA comes from the coding sequence ATGACCGTGAGCCCCCACTCCCCCGCACCTCGCCTGACCGTCGTCGGCGCGATCAACGTCGACCTGACCGCGCGCGTCGAGCGCGCCCCCGCCGCCGGGGAGACCGTCGCCGACGGCGTCCTGCAGCGCGGGCCCGGGGGGAAGGGCGCGAATCAGGCGGTCGCGGCCGCGCGACTCGGCGCCGAGGTACGACTGGTCGGTGCCGTGGGAGACGACCTCGACGGGCGTGGGATCCGCGAGCAGCTGGCCGCGGTGGGCATCGACGCGTCCGGCGTGCAGACGGCGGATGCCGCGACGGGAACCGCGCTCATCGTCGTCGACGCGACCGGCGAGAACTCGATCGTCGTGTGCGCGGGCGCGAACGCGGCGATCGACCCGGATGCGCTCGGTATCGAGCCCGGGGCCGCGGTGCTGATGCAGTTGGAGGTCTCGGATGCCGTCGTCGCGGCCGCCGCGGAAGCCGCGGGCTATCTCGCGCTGAACGCCGCCCCGGCGCGGCCGCTGCCCGCGGGGGTCCTCGAGCGTTGCGACCTCGTCATCGTGAACGAGACCGAGTACGCGCAGCTCCCCGAGGTGCACGATGCCCCGCTCCTGTGCGTGACGCTCGGCGCCGAAGGTGCCCGCCTCTACCGACACGGCCAACTCGTCGCCTCGGCCGCCGGGGTCGCGACGACCGTCCGCAACACCGTCGGGGCCGGCGACGCGTTCTGCGCCGCTCTCGTGTGCGGGCTGCTGCGCGGCGACGACGAGGCCGACGCCCTCGCGCGCGCCTGCGCGGTGGGAGCCGCGGCCGTCGCCGACGACGCCTCGCAACCCGCCCTGGAACCCCTCGACGCGTACGGAGTCCCCGCATGA
- a CDS encoding YybH family protein, whose protein sequence is MTFDDALLDLARALDAMGHGDPRPFASLWTRTDDATLMGGFGTHATTAADVQATLEVVAQRFRGGTLVPEYDRVLVGDDWAMTAGRESGVLSVDGAEPRAFVVRVTHVWRREDGVWRIVHRHGDHTTAPV, encoded by the coding sequence ATGACGTTCGACGATGCTCTCCTCGACCTCGCGCGGGCCCTGGATGCCATGGGTCACGGCGACCCTCGACCCTTCGCGTCGCTGTGGACCCGCACCGACGACGCCACCCTGATGGGCGGATTCGGCACGCACGCGACGACCGCCGCCGACGTGCAGGCGACGCTCGAGGTCGTGGCCCAGCGCTTCCGCGGCGGAACCCTCGTGCCGGAGTACGACCGCGTGCTCGTCGGCGACGACTGGGCGATGACCGCGGGACGCGAGAGCGGCGTGCTGTCGGTGGACGGCGCCGAGCCCCGCGCGTTCGTCGTCCGCGTCACCCACGTCTGGCGCCGGGAGGACGGCGTCTGGCGCATCGTGCACCGGCACGGAGACCACACGACCGCGCCGGTCTGA
- a CDS encoding FUSC family protein — MAESRGRVWTGVIRVGPRQGDHRVALRAVISVGAPLLVLLLIDRLDLSVYASFGAFAALYGRADVARTRVRMQATAGGVLVASMLVGTTLSFLAAPALLRVAVIAVLAAAVTLFAYRKRWHPPGALFAVFAAGATASFPATGATFALVLLVGGASVVWSLVVTTVFALSRRASWRRPPRTRPPIGAVAWEMTATVGAAALLAGIAGALLIGTHWYWAMVGAVAAVGGAHVNARLIRGVQRLVGTLLGVLIAAGLLALDLPPVLVIVIAVALQAGAEMFVGRNYGIAMIFITPLALLMISLASPAGPELLLRDRVLETIIGVAVGTVVAIVSAGLRRRSPTN; from the coding sequence ATGGCGGAATCCCGGGGGCGCGTGTGGACCGGGGTCATCCGGGTGGGGCCCCGGCAGGGGGATCACCGCGTCGCCCTGCGGGCCGTCATCAGCGTCGGCGCTCCCCTGCTGGTGCTGCTCCTGATCGACCGTCTGGATCTCAGCGTCTACGCGAGCTTCGGGGCGTTCGCCGCCCTCTACGGTCGCGCCGACGTCGCGCGCACGCGCGTCCGGATGCAGGCGACCGCCGGCGGCGTCCTCGTCGCGTCGATGCTCGTGGGCACGACGCTGTCGTTCCTCGCGGCGCCGGCGCTGCTCCGCGTCGCCGTCATCGCCGTGCTCGCCGCGGCGGTGACCCTCTTCGCCTACCGCAAGCGCTGGCATCCGCCCGGTGCGCTTTTCGCGGTGTTCGCCGCCGGGGCGACCGCGAGCTTCCCCGCGACGGGAGCGACGTTCGCCCTCGTGCTCCTCGTGGGCGGTGCGAGCGTGGTGTGGAGCCTCGTCGTCACGACGGTCTTCGCGCTCAGCCGGCGCGCCTCGTGGCGGCGCCCGCCGCGCACGCGCCCGCCGATCGGCGCGGTCGCGTGGGAGATGACGGCGACCGTCGGCGCCGCGGCGCTGCTCGCCGGCATCGCAGGCGCCCTGCTGATCGGCACGCACTGGTACTGGGCCATGGTCGGGGCGGTCGCCGCGGTCGGGGGCGCGCACGTGAACGCGCGTCTCATCCGCGGCGTGCAGCGCCTGGTCGGGACGCTGCTGGGTGTGCTCATCGCGGCGGGGCTCCTCGCCCTCGACCTGCCGCCGGTGCTCGTGATCGTGATCGCGGTCGCCCTGCAGGCCGGGGCCGAGATGTTCGTCGGGCGCAACTACGGCATCGCGATGATCTTCATCACCCCGCTCGCGCTGCTCATGATCTCGCTGGCGTCACCCGCCGGGCCCGAGCTGCTCCTGCGTGACCGGGTGCTCGAGACGATCATCGGCGTCGCGGTCGGAACCGTCGTGGCGATCGTGTCGGCGGGACTTCGACGCCGTTCCCCGACAAACTGA
- a CDS encoding DUF3817 domain-containing protein, with amino-acid sequence MFRTPLTLFRTLAIAEAISWTLLIAGLILRATADLPIAVSIGGGIHGFVFLAYGATAVLVALNQRWGAVPAAVAIVSAVIPYATIPTEIWLQRSGRLRGAWRLEDSGDPRDRRPIDRALRFFLRRPWALGLVLVAVVAVVFVVLLIVGPPGGKG; translated from the coding sequence GTGTTCCGCACGCCCCTGACCCTGTTTCGCACGCTCGCGATCGCCGAAGCGATCTCGTGGACCCTCCTGATCGCCGGGCTCATCCTGCGCGCCACGGCCGATCTCCCGATCGCGGTGTCGATCGGCGGTGGCATCCACGGCTTCGTGTTCCTCGCCTATGGCGCGACGGCGGTGCTCGTCGCGCTGAACCAGCGCTGGGGAGCGGTGCCCGCGGCGGTCGCGATCGTCAGCGCCGTCATCCCATACGCGACGATTCCGACCGAGATCTGGCTGCAGCGCTCGGGCCGCTTGCGCGGGGCGTGGCGCCTCGAGGACAGCGGTGACCCGCGCGACCGTCGCCCGATCGACCGCGCGCTGCGGTTCTTCCTGCGGCGGCCGTGGGCGCTGGGCCTCGTGCTCGTCGCGGTGGTCGCGGTGGTGTTCGTGGTGCTGCTGATCGTCGGCCCGCCCGGCGGCAAGGGCTGA
- a CDS encoding class I SAM-dependent methyltransferase has protein sequence MPFSFDALRRWPDLEAPELFAVDAADRLILDESAGARAGLGDGELVVIGDTYGALTLASADAGARGIRVHQDELTGERALAANAETTGLTGTFTSRERDAALLAGARVVLLRLPRSLRELHDVAGLIARHAHPDVVVFAGGRLKHMTVTMNDVLRERFDRVDVSHARQKSRVLIARGPHDGADPEPERARIDGLEIRSFGGAFAGASLDIGTRMLLAHLPAPAGDEAIDLACGTGIVAATLATRHPSLRVLACDQSAIAVASARATAEANGVADRVTVVRDDMLGSHADDSAAFIALNPPFHSGAAVTDGIAPRMFADAARALRPGGELWTVWNSALQYRPALERLVGPTRQVARDRKFTVTVSTKR, from the coding sequence GTGCCGTTCTCGTTCGATGCCCTCCGCCGCTGGCCCGACCTGGAGGCACCCGAGCTGTTCGCCGTCGATGCGGCCGACCGGCTGATCCTCGACGAGTCGGCCGGGGCGCGCGCAGGTCTCGGCGACGGAGAGCTCGTCGTGATCGGCGACACCTACGGCGCGCTCACGTTGGCCTCGGCGGATGCCGGAGCGCGCGGCATCCGAGTGCACCAGGACGAGCTGACGGGCGAGCGCGCCCTCGCGGCGAACGCCGAAACGACCGGGCTCACCGGCACCTTCACCTCCCGGGAACGGGATGCCGCCCTGCTCGCCGGCGCGCGGGTGGTGCTGCTGCGTCTGCCGAGGTCGTTGCGGGAGCTGCACGACGTGGCAGGGCTCATCGCGCGGCACGCGCATCCCGACGTCGTGGTCTTCGCGGGCGGACGGCTGAAGCACATGACCGTGACGATGAACGACGTGCTGCGCGAACGGTTCGACCGCGTCGACGTCTCGCACGCCCGGCAGAAGTCCCGCGTGCTGATCGCGCGTGGTCCCCACGACGGCGCCGATCCGGAGCCCGAGCGGGCACGGATCGACGGGCTCGAGATCCGCTCGTTCGGCGGCGCGTTCGCGGGGGCGTCCCTCGACATCGGCACCCGGATGCTCCTCGCGCACCTGCCGGCGCCGGCCGGTGACGAGGCGATCGACCTCGCGTGCGGAACCGGGATCGTCGCGGCGACCCTGGCGACGCGGCATCCGTCCCTCCGCGTGCTCGCGTGCGATCAGTCGGCGATCGCCGTCGCCTCGGCGCGCGCCACCGCCGAAGCCAACGGGGTCGCGGACCGGGTCACCGTGGTGCGCGACGACATGCTGGGGTCGCACGCGGACGACAGCGCGGCGTTCATCGCGTTGAACCCGCCGTTCCACTCGGGCGCGGCGGTCACCGACGGCATCGCCCCGCGCATGTTCGCCGACGCGGCGCGCGCGCTGCGCCCGGGCGGCGAGCTGTGGACGGTGTGGAACTCGGCGCTGCAGTACCGCCCCGCTCTCGAGCGCCTGGTCGGCCCGACGCGCCAGGTCGCGCGCGACCGCAAGTTCACGGTGACGGTGTCGACGAAGCGCTGA
- a CDS encoding alpha-keto acid decarboxylase family protein, with product MTTYTVADYLLDRLAEAGVRHFFGVPGDFTLAFLDHVERHPLIEWVGCANELGAGYAADGYARLHGLGALSTTFGVGELSAISAVAGSYAEHVPVLHVVGAPTTGVQAAGRASHHSLGDGDFGHFARMTAEVTAAQEILTATDATAQIDRLLTDVRHRRLPGYLLIPADVGEAPSSPPTQPLPSPDAVTDPAVLTRFRDAVAARLAVADSAAVLADILVARLDAENHLHRMLASGVPHASLLWGRRVVDESASGYLGPYLGAASAPAVRAGIEDADVLVMAGVQFTDLTSGFFSQHIDPARTIEIRGEHARIGDDDFRPLAMRDALDAVAEELEALPGRFAVASEAPVVMPRVPADPGAALSQEALWHAVAGFLRDGDTVLADQGTSFYGMAGERLPRGVVFGGQPLWAAIGFTLPAILGAALARPERRPVLLIGDGAAQLTSAELGTLVRHGIPAVIVVVDNAGYTVERVIHGLHEEYNDIAAWDWTALLASMDPTESSVGVRVDSVGELTAALSDARAADGLTLIQAVVPQDDVPPVLADLAAAAAAANRRS from the coding sequence ATGACGACCTATACCGTGGCCGACTACCTCCTCGATCGGCTCGCCGAAGCGGGAGTCCGGCACTTCTTCGGCGTCCCCGGTGACTTCACGCTCGCGTTCCTCGACCATGTCGAGCGGCACCCGCTCATCGAGTGGGTGGGCTGCGCGAACGAGCTGGGCGCGGGCTACGCGGCCGACGGCTACGCGCGTCTGCACGGTCTCGGCGCGCTGAGCACGACCTTCGGCGTCGGCGAACTCTCCGCGATCAGCGCGGTGGCCGGCAGCTACGCCGAGCACGTCCCCGTCCTGCACGTCGTCGGCGCTCCCACCACCGGCGTCCAGGCGGCCGGGCGTGCGAGCCACCACTCCCTCGGCGACGGCGACTTCGGGCACTTCGCCCGCATGACCGCCGAGGTCACCGCCGCGCAGGAGATCCTGACGGCGACGGATGCCACGGCCCAGATCGACCGCCTCCTCACGGACGTGCGCCACCGGCGTCTGCCGGGCTACCTCCTCATCCCCGCCGACGTGGGCGAAGCCCCCTCGTCACCGCCCACGCAGCCCCTCCCCTCGCCCGACGCCGTCACCGACCCCGCGGTGCTCACCCGGTTCCGCGACGCCGTCGCCGCGCGGCTCGCGGTCGCCGACTCCGCGGCCGTGCTCGCCGACATCCTCGTCGCGCGCCTCGACGCCGAGAACCACCTGCACCGCATGCTCGCCAGCGGGGTGCCGCACGCCTCGCTGCTGTGGGGCCGTCGCGTCGTCGACGAGTCGGCATCCGGGTACCTCGGTCCCTATCTCGGTGCGGCCAGCGCGCCCGCCGTCCGCGCGGGGATCGAGGACGCCGACGTGCTCGTGATGGCCGGCGTGCAGTTCACCGACCTGACGAGCGGATTCTTCTCGCAGCACATCGACCCGGCGCGCACCATCGAGATCCGCGGGGAGCACGCCCGCATCGGCGACGATGACTTCCGCCCGCTCGCGATGCGCGACGCCCTCGATGCCGTGGCGGAGGAGCTCGAGGCTCTCCCCGGTCGCTTCGCGGTCGCGTCCGAGGCGCCCGTGGTCATGCCCCGCGTCCCGGCCGATCCCGGCGCCGCGCTCTCCCAGGAGGCGCTCTGGCACGCCGTCGCGGGCTTCCTCCGCGACGGCGACACGGTGCTCGCCGACCAGGGCACGTCCTTCTACGGCATGGCCGGGGAGCGCCTCCCGCGCGGCGTGGTCTTCGGCGGGCAACCGCTGTGGGCCGCGATCGGCTTCACCCTGCCGGCGATCCTCGGAGCCGCCCTCGCGCGACCGGAACGGCGTCCGGTGCTGCTCATCGGCGACGGCGCGGCGCAGCTGACCAGCGCCGAGCTCGGCACCCTCGTGCGCCACGGCATCCCGGCGGTCATCGTCGTCGTCGACAATGCCGGATACACGGTAGAGCGTGTGATCCACGGTCTCCACGAGGAGTACAACGACATCGCCGCGTGGGACTGGACGGCGCTGCTCGCGTCGATGGACCCCACCGAGTCGAGCGTGGGTGTGCGGGTCGACAGCGTCGGCGAGCTGACCGCGGCCCTGTCCGACGCGCGGGCGGCGGACGGACTCACGCTCATCCAGGCCGTGGTTCCGCAGGACGACGTGCCCCCGGTGCTCGCCGACCTCGCGGCCGCGGCCGCCGCCGCGAACCGGCGCTCCTGA
- a CDS encoding EI24 domain-containing protein produces MREFLAGAGLLLRGLGQWRRTPGAMALGLIPGAIVGLVFGAALVGWGFWLPSLVDDWTPFADGWQPFWTGALRVAIGVASFGAVLFLFAVSFTAVTLTVGEPIYDRIWRATERSALGTVPDTEYGFWRGVGDSVRLVLRGILVALLAWLLGLIPLVGGVLGGVVGLLLTGWLLADELTSRALSARGLDRRARRALLREHRARALGFGVATQVCFLVPLGAVAIMPAAVAGSTLWAHAALGETPTRGRVEPEARRVDPAR; encoded by the coding sequence ATGCGCGAATTCCTCGCCGGCGCCGGCCTCCTTCTCCGTGGACTCGGCCAGTGGCGCCGCACCCCCGGGGCGATGGCACTCGGGCTCATCCCGGGTGCCATCGTCGGGCTGGTGTTCGGTGCCGCCCTGGTGGGATGGGGCTTCTGGCTCCCCTCCCTCGTCGACGACTGGACGCCGTTCGCCGACGGCTGGCAGCCGTTCTGGACCGGAGCACTCCGCGTGGCGATCGGGGTCGCCTCGTTCGGCGCCGTCCTCTTCCTGTTCGCCGTGTCCTTCACCGCGGTCACCCTCACGGTCGGCGAGCCGATCTACGACCGCATCTGGCGCGCGACCGAGCGCTCGGCCCTCGGGACGGTCCCTGACACCGAGTACGGCTTCTGGCGCGGGGTCGGCGACAGCGTGCGGCTGGTGCTGCGCGGCATCCTGGTCGCCCTTCTCGCCTGGCTGCTCGGGCTCATCCCCCTCGTCGGCGGTGTTCTCGGCGGGGTGGTGGGTCTGCTCCTCACGGGGTGGCTCCTCGCGGACGAGCTGACCTCGCGCGCCCTCTCCGCGCGGGGCCTCGATCGCCGCGCCCGCCGTGCGCTCCTGCGCGAGCACCGCGCGCGGGCCCTCGGCTTCGGGGTGGCGACCCAGGTCTGCTTCCTGGTGCCGCTCGGTGCGGTCGCGATCATGCCGGCGGCCGTCGCCGGCAGCACCCTCTGGGCGCACGCTGCTCTCGGTGAGACGCCCACCCGCGGGCGGGTCGAGCCCGAGGCGCGACGCGTCGACCCGGCACGGTAG
- a CDS encoding ABC transporter substrate-binding protein, with protein MSLRTRACLAVTAAATLVLSLSACAAPGDTQPSAASGPVTLTFWHEMTGPAATELDALVSQFNEREAGAITVEASYQGSYADAQTKYTAAVQSGSTPDVLMMNDTSTGFLVDSKKTVPLSSFTDGDESFSADSFPPIVRSYYNDGSGGLAAMPFSVSQPVLYVDRALATQAGLNPDTPPTTLADVASWAEKIHAVTGAYGLSMNMADSWMLEEMSASGGELFCTPDNGRGSDRATGLQLTSPTQVGFMKTLQKLFLDGTALNPGTDNSAMVSAFATGKVGLMLTSSGAYTTADPQKTASKVAAFPRTSNSADAGVVIGGNALWISGDGHSTAQQEAAYTFVTFLHSAEVQAAWASATGYLASNTDAGSTSTGAQMLADPNSKAMADQLANTPATTASAGCRTGALPALRPTVIAAFTKVVEGADVADTMRDAENQAAQQIAAYNQAAG; from the coding sequence ATGTCCCTCCGCACCCGCGCGTGCCTGGCCGTCACGGCCGCCGCGACCCTCGTCCTGTCCCTGTCCGCGTGCGCCGCACCCGGAGACACGCAGCCGTCCGCGGCATCCGGACCCGTCACTCTCACCTTCTGGCACGAGATGACCGGACCCGCCGCGACCGAGCTCGACGCCCTGGTCTCGCAGTTCAACGAGCGCGAGGCCGGCGCGATCACCGTCGAGGCCTCCTACCAGGGCTCCTACGCCGACGCCCAGACGAAGTACACCGCCGCGGTGCAGTCGGGCAGCACGCCCGACGTGCTCATGATGAACGACACCTCGACGGGGTTCCTCGTCGACTCGAAGAAGACGGTCCCGCTGTCGTCGTTCACCGACGGCGACGAGTCGTTCTCGGCCGACAGCTTCCCCCCGATCGTCCGCAGCTACTACAACGACGGGTCCGGGGGCCTCGCCGCGATGCCGTTCTCGGTCTCTCAGCCCGTCCTCTACGTCGACCGCGCTCTCGCGACGCAAGCGGGCCTGAACCCCGACACCCCGCCGACGACCCTCGCGGACGTCGCGTCGTGGGCCGAGAAGATCCACGCGGTGACGGGCGCATACGGACTGTCGATGAACATGGCGGACTCCTGGATGCTGGAAGAGATGTCCGCCTCGGGCGGCGAGCTGTTCTGCACCCCCGACAACGGCCGCGGGTCGGATCGCGCGACCGGCCTGCAGCTGACCTCCCCGACGCAGGTGGGCTTCATGAAGACCCTGCAGAAGCTCTTCCTCGACGGCACGGCGCTGAATCCCGGAACCGACAACAGCGCCATGGTCTCGGCCTTCGCGACCGGCAAGGTCGGGCTCATGCTGACCTCGAGCGGCGCGTACACGACCGCCGACCCGCAGAAGACCGCGTCGAAGGTCGCCGCGTTCCCGCGCACCTCGAACAGCGCGGACGCCGGCGTCGTCATCGGCGGCAACGCCCTGTGGATCTCGGGCGACGGTCACTCGACCGCGCAGCAGGAGGCGGCCTACACGTTCGTCACCTTCCTCCACTCGGCCGAGGTGCAGGCCGCCTGGGCGAGCGCGACCGGGTACCTGGCGTCGAACACCGACGCCGGCTCCACGTCGACCGGAGCGCAGATGCTCGCCGACCCCAACTCGAAGGCCATGGCCGATCAGCTCGCGAACACGCCCGCCACCACGGCGAGCGCGGGATGCCGGACCGGGGCACTCCCCGCCCTTCGCCCCACCGTCATCGCCGCCTTCACGAAGGTGGTCGAGGGAGCGGACGTCGCCGACACGATGAGGGATGCCGAGAACCAGGCGGCGCAGCAGATCGCCGCGTACAACCAGGCGGCCGGCTGA